GAAGAATGGTCTCCGGGTTTCGAAACCGGTGAGATGCTACTCTCTCGAGCGATACGCAATCTTGTGCACGTAGTATTTTGAGCGACGACGTCTGTAGGAGCTCGGGCAGCGACACGAGCTTTCTGCAGTTGCCTATGTCAAGCTCTCGGGGTTTAATGGAAACGAACGAGTGTGGAAGTCTAGTGAAAGTGTTATCAGACATGTCTAAGTCTCCGATAGGAGCAGGCACCATCACCTGAGGATCGTCGTCCCAGCTATCTTCAGTTAATGCAGAGCAGGAGGAAAAATCTACATCCTCGAGATGTTTGAGTTTAGATATATTTGGCGAGATGCGGCTTAGCTTGCTGCAGCCACTCATGAATAGGCCAGTGAGACCAGTCATCTTCTCAATCCACCAAGGAACTTCTTCGATGGCCGTGTTCTCTAGTGAGAGAACTGAGACGTTGCGTGAGATATCGGGAAAGCTTCTTACCAGCGAGCATCCGAAGAGAGTCAGGTTAGAGAGAGATTCCAAGTTGATGTTCGTTGGGAGAACCTCGAGCTTTCTGCATTCTTCCATGTTCAAAGTCTTGAGTTTCTTGAGGTGCCGAATAGAAGAAGGAAGCGTCTCTAGACTCTGGCAATCAGCAAGATACAGTTCCTCGAGATTGGGTGCTTTCGAAAGATCTGGGACTTCTTTCAGTTTTTTGGATCTCCACAAACTCATATTCTTTAGATATTTAAGTGGCTGCACCATAAAAAACGCTCCATCATAAGAAACTTGGTTATATAAATGAGAAAATCgcattaaaaattttgaaaatagtaCATGACGCTTTAGACTTAAAGTTTTTTTGACTATCACTTCAAACTTTCAAGTTGgtatttgtatcataaaaaccTTTTAATTTAGCTTACTTTTCTATTAAGCAAAAAACTGACCTATTGTGTaggtaaataaaaaaacacacacagacGCTCCATCATAAGAAACTTGGTATATAAGTAGACGTTACTCTACAAAAACTTACTTGGACTCCTTCCCACATCTTCTCGAGCTCGCTATCTATCATACCGAGTTCAACGAGATACGCTGGTGAAAAGTCTGAAGGCATACGTGTCATTGGATATGAATCCCAGTGTAACAATCTAAGTCGACGAGACAAAGATTGTATGCCTTGGGGAAAGTACAACTTGTTTTCTTCATTACGCTCCTCCAACGGGTTCTTGTAAATCTTGAGAAACCTGAGATTGCACATCCCTTTGAATGCTCCCTCTTCCAACGTGAACAACTCATCAATTTCTGATATGTTCCACGATATACCTAAAACAGCTTTACTACCCTGAATAAATAcaaaatgagaaaataaatatatggaagtgaatattatttaaaagaaaaagaaaaaaaaaactccttaCAGTGTTATCCTCAAGTACATCACATATGTTCTTGGAATCAATCAGAAACTGACGTTCTCCAGGCTCGTCAAAGGACTGTGCAGATACAATTCCTCTACCCATTTCTTGCAGCAAACTATGCATCTCCACAGTTTTACACAAGTGTGTTGTTGTTATACGTATAAGCGACCTCTCAACTAAAACTCTAAGACCAGTGTTAACATCAACGTCACTATCAGCGAGCAACCATTTTAAGCTGTCAACTTCTTCTCCGTTGAACAAACACGCTACGTGAAGAAACAACCTCTTATGCGTTTCCTTTAACCGATCATAACCGAATCTCAACGTTTTCTCGATGTCTCCATTCAGACAAGTTCTGAGCTCAGGTAGCATGTCGATCCAATCCTCCTTGTTCCTCCCTCGCAGAGAAGAACCCAAAAGGTTAAGACCCAGAGGAAGATTACCAGCGAGTTTCGAAACTTGGACAGCAAGATCCGTGAAACCATCAGGTGGAGAGTTTCGTTTAAAAGCGGATTGGCAGAACATCTCGAGAGCTTGGTCTTCAGAAGGGAAAACCACCTCGTAAACACGTTCAGTAGTAATACCATGGCTTCTTAACAAGTGCACAtccttggttatcacaatgatTCTGCTACCGGAACCAAACCAAAGAGCTTGTCCGACTAAGGCATCTAGAAGCAATCGATCATCCACGTCGTCGAGAACTATGAGAACTCTATGGTTCTGTAGCCTTCCTCCTAACACGCCTAGATGATCAATCTTTACATCCTTGTGGTCTAAAATCTCAGATAGGAATTTTTGTTGCAACTGCAGCTTCACACCGTAATCATCCAAGTTGATTCTTCTGAAATTTTCTAGAGTCTTGTCAACGAAGGATCTATCGATGAAGACACACCTTTGGAATCGGTGAGAGAGTCTACCAAATAGAGCTCTTGCGATAGTAGTCTTCCCAATTCCTGAAGGACCCCAAATCCCTACCATCAATACTTGTTCTTCAGCATCCAGACACAAGAGTGAAACCATGTTTGCTATATGAACTTCGACCCCAATCAAACCATCAAACTCTTCTGATGATGATTGTGAGCAATTCAGCTtacatgaaacatcattgacgAAATCTTCTATCATGTGTGCTTCACTGTCCCtgataaaccaaaaaaaaaaaaaaaaatcaatttcaatatagattaaattcaaaatatttattagtaaattgaaaagacaaagaaacaaagaaaagagtCAGACCATTTACGAGAATGATGTCCGTGGATGTTTGCTACTTCTGTTAAAGCAAGACGCCATTGTTTAGCCTCATCTACCGTTTTCTTCTCGCAAGTTTTCTCAAAGGCCTTACCGAATTCTCCGGTTTGATACCTAACATGAGAAGGGTCCAAATCGTAGAAGATGGTCATAACAATCTGACCTAACTCTTCCCTGCACTTCAAGATCTCCAGCAATTCGTCTAAGCACCAGCTGGAGGAAGCGTAGTTCTTGGAGAGCACTATGATCGAAACCCTGGAGTCTCTAATAGCCTGCACGAGAGCTGGGCTGATCGAGTGGCCACGCTCGATCTGACTGTCTTTGAATACGGTGCGGACTAGTTTGCGATCGAGAGCACCGATTAGGTGGCTGAGGAATGTTCGCCGAACATCTTCGCCTCTGAAGCTTGGGAACACCTGTAAGCTCCGGCTGCGAGATGAAGccatcagtaaaaaaaaaaggattgacGTACATACAGAGATTTTGAAAGGACGGGGAATAACGCGGTTGGTAGGAGGAAGACTTTTGAAGCAAGTTTCGTTGACTTATTTTACCCCAAAAAAAAGTTTCGTTGAGTTTTATGTAAatgtaattttagaaaataaataaataagtttataaaaagATCTTCATAAATGAGATATTTATCCAAAAACTTCCAATGGATATGATCTAAATGCTAAAATGATTATGGTTTGTGTGTCATGTTTCTGTGGATTTATTTTTGCAATAATCAAATTAGTTTTAAACTTTCGGAAAGTGATATATACATAAATCAGTTCGTGCCgtaaattcgttttttattgCTTTTATGGTCGTTAACGACGCAAAACCTTAACACGTGTCATGCGTAATAATGCATGTCCACGTATCACGTATGGATCATCATTGACTTGGCAATAGAGATGCAAATAGTTCGGAAGGAAACGACTTTCATGCCCAAATGCAATAATAATCatcacttcttcttcatcttcttcttccttgccCAATTGTGACTTGTCTCTCAAGCTTCACAACGATGGCGATGGAGCTCAACCCTAACAACTTCCCCGTTCTCTCTTACGTCTTAGATCGTCTCCCCTTCACCCCCAAATCCTCTACTTCTTCACCACCGTCCAAATCCGATCCCTCCTCATCCTCCTCGAGCCACTCGATCGAGATCGTCACTCAGATGCCTCACTTAGCTCACCCCGACGTCCTCGCTTCCATGACGAGCGCCATCGCCGACGTCTCCCAGACCCGATCCGTCCTCCGAACCTTAGGCCCCAGACCGGATCACGAGACCGTCGACAAAGCACGCGCGAGACTCGCGGAGATCGACGCGTCTCTGTCGGAGTCCTTCGAGGAGATTGCTCTCTCTGCCAACGACGTCGACGTGGCGGAGAAAGAGCAGAAGAGGAGGGAAGCCGTGGATCAGGAGAAGACTTGGTACAACTCGATCCTTAAGCTTAACGAGCTTCACGAGTCGTACGAGAAGCTTTTGAAAGAAGGGGAGGAGAGGCTCGTGAGGATCTACGAGTCGGCTGAGAAGAAGGCGGCGGCTGTTGCGGAGGAGGAGGCTAAGGAGGTTGAAGTTAATGAAGAGGTCGTGAGTATACTGCAGCAAGCCGAGGAGAAACCGTTGGACCGTGTTGATTTGTCTGGTCGGAAACTGAAACTGCTTCCTGAAGCGTTTGGTCGGATCCAAGGTCTCCTTGTCCTTAACCTCTATAACAATCAACTTGAGGTAAGTTTTTTCTATATCTATATGTTAGGATTCTTATATGGTAATGTTGCAAACAAGCATGATCTTAGATTTAATGGgccataaatattatttttgaaaaataattgtttccataatttatgagttttttttatttatgtaaaagtttcttaaaaagtttattttatttatgtaattttgAGTCTTTAGTGCATTGGAACAGGACCTGATGCTTCTTGTGATGTATGTGGTTTACTTGTATTGATTAAAGGTTATGTTTGGTAACAGGCCATACCTGATTCAATTGCTGGATTGCACAGCCTACTTGAACTTGATTTGTCCACCAATTTTCTGGAGACTTTACCTGATTCTATTGGTTTATTGACCAAACTAAAGATCTTGAATGTCTCTTGTAACAAACTCACAACTTTACCTGATTCCATCTGCAAATGTGGGTAAGTATATATTCTTCAAactttttcctctgtttttattaACCTCTCTGTTTCTTTAGTACTCTTTCTATCTTTTGTTCAGGTCTTTGGTTGTCTTGGACGCGAGCTACAACAATCTCACCTACTTACCAACCAACATTGGATTCGAGCTAGTGCATCTAGAGAAACTCTTGATCCACCTCAACAAAATCAGATCCTTACCAACATCCGTAGGCGAAATGAGATCCTTACGCTACCTTGATGCACACTTCAACGAACTTAACGGTCTTCCTGAATCTTTCGGGATGCTCACTAACCTCGAGTACCTTAACCTGAGCAGTAACTTCAGCGATCTCCAAGATCTCCCTGCTTCGTTCGGAGATCTCATCAGCCTCCAAGAACTCGACTTGAGCAACAACCAGATACATTCTCTGCCCGACGCTTTTGGCACGCTGGTTAACCTGACTAAACTGAATTTGGACCAGAACCCGCTCGTTGTACCCCCTGATGAAGTGGTGAAACAAGGCGTGGATGCGGTTAAAATGTATATGGGTAAGAGATGGGTCAGTATGttggaagaggaggagaagatggCCAACATGAAGGAAGAGATGGATCAGGCAAACGCCGATTGGCTTGCTCGAACCACTTCAAAGCTGAAAACGTATGTGACTGAGGTATCTGAGTATCTTGGCTCCAATTCGCCAAAAGATCCTTTCCTTGACCAGCAGCTATGAAGTGAATCTTAGCTTTCATTTACTATGTTTCTGAGAACATGTCTGAAGAAACAGGAACCAGTATCCAAGTAATCATCATTCAGTATTGAGTTTTCCTTCTTTGCTGCTCTGTTTCAGTATATAGATTATGATCTTTATTTGTTtctggttttaaattttatttgcaTCTTTCTCATAACATTTAATTGATTTGCTATAAGTAATTTTCCCCCTTTTTAAGAATGAATGTTCTTGTGATTCAACAATTTTGAGAGAGGGAAATATAGTTCGTGCTAAGAAgtgcaaacaaaaataattatttgatcaaatttcatataattatttgaaTAAATGTTTCCATTGTGTGTgatgaagagaaaacaaaaataaaaaattcttatatACAAGTAGATGGGAGATCTTAATACTTGCTGATGCAGaacttttgaaaattaaaattatatgaaacCATATAACTTTACATACTGTATCTCACAGTATTTTTACCGCaagttataaataatattaaaagttGTTAGTTTGCttatcaaaatgtatggatggAGGAACATGACATGTATACCACCAGAAATCTTTTTGTCTATCTAACAGAGAGAATCAAATTTCTAAACAAGACTCAACAGTACTATATATCAAATATCAATGTAAATAAATGTAGAGCAATTGCACTTGATATACACGATAGAAACATTATTTAGGTGATCGGTTACATACTGTTTGACTTTTCTCATATCCCAAAAGTAACCTTATACAAATCTGACTCGCCTTCTACGTTAATCCTATGCTGCCTAGCTGTCCACTATCTCTCCCTCTCTGTATATTTCCTCCATCTCCCTCTCTCGTgtctaattgtttttttctttaaattgatttttgttATGCCTTGAACTTTCTCTATAGCGGAAGAACATCGATGTTAAACGCCGGAAGGCCACCGTCTCTGTACTAACAACTGCGGCTTCCTCGGCAGCTCCGCCACCATGAATCTATGCTCCAACTGCTACCGCGATCTCTGCCTTAAAAACAGCAAACTCCCATGAAATCCACTCCGTCGCCGGAGATCGTTTCCGTAAAATCCACCGTCGAATCCTCTCTCTTCGCCGTATCTCCTCCATCATCGGAGATCGTTTCCATCTCTTCTCCGATGATCCAGCCTCTAATTCGAAGTCCATTGGCTGAATCGGAGGTAAAGGCGAAGACGGTGACTCCGCCACCGGAGCAGCAGTAGAAACGGCTGAATCGATGCGTTGACTTTTAAGCTATACAGTTGCAATGGTGTTTGCTttctatgatgatgatgatgatgatgatgatggtgactGGTGAGCTGCTACAGTAAATCCGGCTACAATATATTACAGGAGGCGTCAAACGGTGAGGAAATGGCAACGGGCCACTTACGTAATTTCGTTTATCCTCCTATATCCAACTAGccaattaatttattttctgcaTGGTTACCTaaatatctttattttcttgtatattCAGCTAAATAGCTCATAAATGTAATATTATGCAAGAAAATACATATTGTAGAAAACGACAAAAATATTGGATTTGATATTCCAGATAGAGAAAAGAGGAGATACAGAAtcatattatacaaaaaaatgaaCGTGCGATACACATAGTTgtacaaattttctttttgcacATAGGTCTTGCAATCTTTTTTCAATCTACAAACCCCGCCTCTTTTTattaaccaaataaaatatttcgTTGATGACTCAAGTACAATCACCGATCACGGATcacctatttaaaaaaaaagcacaCAGGTTTGGGTTATATACGAACTTAATGTTATTTAGCAGAACTATAAATATCGAAGAAATACTAAATGGTCAAATTGACATCGAGAGATAAAGCCATAAGAATATCGTTGCGTTTTCGACTTTAAGACTTCTTTATCATCAAATTTGTAGTGATTTTCGTTTTGTGGAAAACGATAGTCTTCCAACCAAAATAAAGTTTATCTGAAAAGAATTTTCCATTAAAGTGGGAGGTACCGCACATCTACATTAATAACTTTGTTTcacatatacttttttttttcttgagaaattGTTTCACATATACTTCCGCTCTGCATGCCACTAATTGATACATCACGAATCAGAACTAGTCCaagtatttaattattttatatgaatattcGGTGCTTGCATAATTGATTCTTCAATTAAAGACAGTTCATTTTTTCGCCAAAAATATTACTCcttccgtttcttaaagagtgtcgttgtaaCATTTTTCActcagattaagaaagttgttgaaatatatgtaaattgtaattaattatatctctttgaccaatagtattttagataaataaaattatttataaaatcaatgcagtttgcaattaattttcagctgaaagttagtataatttacattggaattgtaaaatgacactctttgtgtaacaagaaaatgagtttaaagtgacacttattataaaacagaaggagtaataagttaa
The sequence above is drawn from the Raphanus sativus cultivar WK10039 chromosome 7, ASM80110v3, whole genome shotgun sequence genome and encodes:
- the LOC108818108 gene encoding disease resistance protein RPS6-like; amino-acid sequence: MASSRSRSLQVFPSFRGEDVRRTFLSHLIGALDRKLVRTVFKDSQIERGHSISPALVQAIRDSRVSIIVLSKNYASSSWCLDELLEILKCREELGQIVMTIFYDLDPSHVRYQTGEFGKAFEKTCEKKTVDEAKQWRLALTEVANIHGHHSRKWDSEAHMIEDFVNDVSCKLNCSQSSSEEFDGLIGVEVHIANMVSLLCLDAEEQVLMVGIWGPSGIGKTTIARALFGRLSHRFQRCVFIDRSFVDKTLENFRRINLDDYGVKLQLQQKFLSEILDHKDVKIDHLGVLGGRLQNHRVLIVLDDVDDRLLLDALVGQALWFGSGSRIIVITKDVHLLRSHGITTERVYEVVFPSEDQALEMFCQSAFKRNSPPDGFTDLAVQVSKLAGNLPLGLNLLGSSLRGRNKEDWIDMLPELRTCLNGDIEKTLRFGYDRLKETHKRLFLHVACLFNGEEVDSLKWLLADSDVDVNTGLRVLVERSLIRITTTHLCKTVEMHSLLQEMGRGIVSAQSFDEPGERQFLIDSKNICDVLEDNTGSKAVLGISWNISEIDELFTLEEGAFKGMCNLRFLKIYKNPLEERNEENKLYFPQGIQSLSRRLRLLHWDSYPMTRMPSDFSPAYLVELGMIDSELEKMWEGVQPLKYLKNMSLWRSKKLKEVPDLSKAPNLEELYLADCQSLETLPSSIRHLKKLKTLNMEECRKLEVLPTNINLESLSNLTLFGCSLVRSFPDISRNVSVLSLENTAIEEVPWWIEKMTGLTGLFMSGCSKLSRISPNISKLKHLEDVDFSSCSALTEDSWDDDPQVMVPAPIGDLDMSDNTFTRLPHSFVSIKPRELDIGNCRKLVSLPELLQTSSLKILRAQDCVSLERVASHRFRNPETILHFINCFELEQESLIRSSVFKYMILPGGRVPECFAHRASGSYLMVPLVESFLYGSSLRFRACLLIDTDSTKPTWFKSVIRVWCLLKGSQGNNHFHSSDLRVLILVTRLLDRHLAVFDCSFPLDNGNYDAVEIKFGWDVCEIKECGIRFFSEVSPSSSDNQPGDANKLSEENSVRQLKRRKQM
- the LOC108814399 gene encoding plant intracellular Ras-group-related LRR protein 1, which encodes MAMELNPNNFPVLSYVLDRLPFTPKSSTSSPPSKSDPSSSSSSHSIEIVTQMPHLAHPDVLASMTSAIADVSQTRSVLRTLGPRPDHETVDKARARLAEIDASLSESFEEIALSANDVDVAEKEQKRREAVDQEKTWYNSILKLNELHESYEKLLKEGEERLVRIYESAEKKAAAVAEEEAKEVEVNEEVVSILQQAEEKPLDRVDLSGRKLKLLPEAFGRIQGLLVLNLYNNQLEAIPDSIAGLHSLLELDLSTNFLETLPDSIGLLTKLKILNVSCNKLTTLPDSICKCGSLVVLDASYNNLTYLPTNIGFELVHLEKLLIHLNKIRSLPTSVGEMRSLRYLDAHFNELNGLPESFGMLTNLEYLNLSSNFSDLQDLPASFGDLISLQELDLSNNQIHSLPDAFGTLVNLTKLNLDQNPLVVPPDEVVKQGVDAVKMYMGKRWVSMLEEEEKMANMKEEMDQANADWLARTTSKLKTYVTEVSEYLGSNSPKDPFLDQQL